A stretch of the Planktothricoides raciborskii GIHE-MW2 genome encodes the following:
- a CDS encoding FG-GAP-like repeat-containing protein, with the protein MVIIDPTVSDYQSLAAGVKPATFVHILDPNRNGVEQINEILEERKEGRGERKESIFSLPPHPSSSPSSLSPLSLHLISHGSPGTLYLGNSTLELGNLEKYRSQLQKWHIAHLYIYGCQVAAGDAGAEFLQKLHHITQTSIYANPHLTGNTALGGTWELQQIHPCPPVGERSRTAAPLLDGGSPSPLSPHTLTTYPHTLGFSRQTFAAGLSPRSVTVGDFNGDNNQDLAVANRNSDNVSVLLGDGSGGFSTQTTFAAGRYSFSVTVGDFNGDKNQDLAVANFGSANVSVLLGDGSGGFSAQTTFAVGSNPQSVTVGDFNGDGKVNDLAVANSGSDNVSVLLGDGSGGFSTQTIFAAGSAPASVTVGDFNNDNNQDLAVANRFSNNVSVLLGNGSGGFSAQTTFAVGSNPQSVTVGDFNGDKKQDLAVANRDSNNVSVLLGDGSGGFSAQTTFAVGSNPQSVTVGDFNGDKKQDLAVANRNSNSNNVSVLLGNGSGGFSPQTTFAVGIRPYSVTVGDFDNDGKVNDLAVANFGSGNVSVLLNNPPKITSVTATADGSYKAGDTIAITVTFDAAVTVTGTPRLQLETGTTDQYATYASNSGGTTLTFNYVVQAGDSSTNLEYLSTTALELNGGTIKDNLTIDAILTLPAVGTANSLGGSKAIVIDGIAPTLSSVAIASNNANNALAKVGDVATVTFTASETLGGLPTVTIGGQAATVTNSGNNYTATYTLQAADTEGNLPINITFTDAAGNAGTAVTATTNNSSVTFDKTVPTLSSVAIASNNANNALAKVGDVATVTFTASETLGGLPTVTIGGQAATVTNSGNNYTATYTLQAADTEGNLPINITFTDAAGNAGTAVTATTNNSSVTFDQTVPTLSSVAIASNNANNALAKVGDVATVTFTASETLGGLPTVTIGGQAATVTNSGNNYTATYTLQAADTEGNLPINITFTDAAGNAGTAVTATTDSSSVTFDKTVPSLSSVAIASNNANNALAKVGDVATVTFTASETLSGTPAVTIGGKTATVTNTGGNNYTATYTLQTADTEGNLPINITFTDAAGNAGTAVTATTDSSSVTFDKTVPTLSSVAIASNNANNALAKVGDVATVTFTASETLGGTPAVTIGGKTATVTNSGNNYTATYTLTNADTEGLQGINIDLTGVIDAAGNAGTAVTATTNNSSVTFDKTAPTVALSSTSATTVNGLFTVTATFSEAATGFDISDITVSNGTAGNFKAVDAKTYTFDVTPTADGNVTVDVAAAKATDIAGNNNIAATQLTRTATTSATGGTTGGTTGDTTGGTTGGTTGGTTGGTTGGTTGDTTGGTTGGTTGGTTGGTTGGTTGGTTGGTTGGTTGGTTGDTTGGTTGGTTGGTTGGTTGSSGLFPVSPLPPFMGLSSILPSEISNNNSQNNTTLPEPPPSPPEPTIDVVNISFTAVGTDSADNIDGTPNDDVISGQGGNDVIRGLPGRDALFGNDGDDELYGNQGADLLLGNQGKDIIYGGQGNDLAMGGQNDDLIYGDLGSDTLIGDLGDDKLFGGSSSPGSVASDAGDLLFGKDGNDFLHGHAGDDSIFGGNGGDTARGGQGDDLIHGDAGADILYGDKGNDSLTGNADNDVVYGGEGNDFLWGGDGEDFLYGDEGDDTLIGNADKDYFVLQSGFSSDTILDFTNGIDLIGLAGSLTFDQLSITGSNGNTLIARGNELLATLTGVDVSLIDSADFTLMV; encoded by the coding sequence TTGGTCATCATTGACCCCACCGTATCCGACTATCAAAGTCTCGCTGCCGGAGTCAAACCGGCCACCTTTGTCCATATCCTTGACCCCAACCGGAATGGTGTCGAGCAAATCAATGAAATCCTTGAAGAGAGAAAAGAGGGGAGAGGAGAGAGAAAAGAGAGTATCTTTTCTCTTCCCCCTCATCCCTCCTCTTCCCCCTCTTCTCTCTCTCCTCTTTCTCTGCACCTAATCTCCCACGGGTCACCGGGAACCCTCTACCTAGGCAACAGCACCCTAGAACTGGGCAACCTAGAAAAATATCGCTCCCAACTGCAAAAGTGGCACATCGCCCATCTATATATATATGGATGTCAAGTAGCTGCCGGTGATGCCGGGGCAGAATTCCTGCAAAAACTACATCACATCACCCAAACCTCAATCTACGCCAACCCCCACCTCACCGGCAACACCGCATTAGGCGGCACCTGGGAACTGCAACAAATTCACCCCTGCCCCCCGGTCGGTGAGCGAAGCCGAACCGCTGCTCCCCTGCTCGATGGCGGCTCCCCCTCCCCCCTCTCCCCCCACACCCTCACCACCTACCCCCACACCCTCGGTTTCAGCCGCCAAACCTTTGCTGCGGGACTCAGTCCGCGTTCCGTCACCGTAGGAGACTTTAACGGCGATAACAATCAGGACTTGGCGGTAGCGAACCGTAACAGCGACAACGTCTCAGTCCTGTTAGGGGACGGCAGTGGCGGCTTCAGCACCCAAACCACCTTTGCTGCGGGAAGATATTCGTTTTCCGTCACCGTAGGAGACTTTAACGGCGATAAAAATCAGGACTTGGCGGTAGCGAACTTTGGCAGCGCCAACGTCTCAGTCCTGTTAGGGGACGGCAGTGGCGGCTTCAGCGCCCAAACCACCTTTGCTGTGGGAAGCAATCCGCAGTCCGTCACCGTAGGAGACTTTAACGGCGATGGCAAAGTAAACGACTTAGCGGTAGCGAACAGTGGCAGCGACAACGTCTCAGTCCTGTTAGGGGACGGCAGTGGCGGCTTCAGCACCCAAACCATTTTTGCTGCGGGAAGCGCTCCGGCTTCCGTCACCGTAGGAGACTTTAACAACGATAACAATCAGGACTTGGCGGTAGCGAACCGTTTCAGCAACAACGTCTCAGTCCTGTTAGGGAACGGCAGTGGCGGCTTCAGCGCCCAAACCACCTTTGCTGTGGGAAGCAATCCGCAGTCCGTCACCGTAGGAGACTTTAACGGCGATAAAAAACAGGACTTAGCGGTAGCGAACCGTGACAGCAACAACGTCTCAGTCCTGTTAGGGGACGGCAGTGGCGGTTTCAGCGCCCAAACCACCTTTGCTGTGGGAAGCAATCCGCAGTCCGTCACCGTAGGAGACTTTAACGGCGATAAAAAACAGGACTTAGCGGTAGCGAACCGTAACAGCAACAGCAACAACGTCTCAGTCCTGTTAGGGAACGGCAGTGGCGGTTTCAGCCCCCAAACCACCTTTGCTGTGGGAATCCGTCCGTATTCCGTCACCGTAGGAGACTTTGACAATGATGGCAAAGTAAACGACTTAGCGGTAGCGAACTTTGGCAGCGGCAACGTCTCAGTCCTGCTAAACAATCCCCCCAAAATTACCTCAGTCACCGCCACTGCTGATGGTAGCTACAAAGCCGGTGATACCATTGCCATCACTGTCACCTTTGATGCGGCTGTTACAGTAACAGGCACCCCCCGCCTCCAGCTAGAAACCGGCACCACCGACCAATATGCTACTTATGCTAGTAATAGTGGCGGTACTACCCTCACTTTTAACTATGTAGTGCAAGCTGGGGATAGTTCTACGAACTTGGAATACCTCAGCACCACTGCCTTAGAACTAAATGGCGGAACGATTAAAGATAACTTGACGATTGATGCCATCTTAACCCTCCCCGCCGTGGGTACAGCCAACTCCCTCGGTGGCAGCAAAGCCATAGTTATTGATGGCATTGCCCCCACCTTATCTTCAGTAGCCATTGCTTCTAATAATGCCAACAATGCATTAGCCAAAGTTGGGGATGTGGCAACAGTTACTTTTACTGCTTCGGAAACTCTCGGTGGGTTGCCTACGGTGACTATTGGTGGTCAAGCCGCCACAGTCACCAATAGCGGGAATAACTACACCGCCACTTATACCCTGCAAGCCGCAGATACCGAAGGAAATTTACCGATTAATATTACCTTTACGGATGCTGCGGGCAATGCGGGAACGGCAGTAACAGCTACAACTAACAATAGTAGTGTCACCTTTGATAAGACTGTCCCCACCTTATCTTCAGTAGCCATTGCATCCAATAATGCCAACAATGCATTAGCCAAAGTTGGGGATGTGGCAACAGTTACTTTTACTGCTTCGGAAACTCTCGGTGGGTTGCCTACGGTGACTATTGGTGGTCAAGCCGCCACAGTCACCAATAGCGGGAATAACTACACCGCCACTTATACCCTGCAAGCCGCAGATACCGAAGGAAATTTACCGATTAATATTACCTTTACGGATGCTGCGGGCAATGCGGGAACGGCAGTAACAGCTACAACTAACAATAGTAGTGTCACCTTTGATCAGACTGTCCCCACCTTATCTTCAGTAGCCATTGCATCCAACAATGCCAACAATGCATTAGCCAAAGTTGGGGATGTGGCAACAGTTACTTTTACTGCTTCGGAAACTCTCGGTGGGTTGCCTACGGTGACTATTGGTGGTCAAGCCGCCACAGTCACCAATAGCGGGAATAACTACACCGCCACTTATACCCTGCAAGCCGCAGATACCGAAGGAAATTTACCGATTAATATTACCTTTACGGATGCTGCGGGCAATGCGGGAACGGCAGTAACAGCTACTACCGACTCCAGTAGTGTCACCTTTGATAAGACTGTCCCCAGCTTATCTTCAGTAGCCATTGCATCCAACAATGCCAACAATGCATTAGCCAAAGTTGGGGATGTGGCAACAGTTACTTTTACTGCTTCGGAAACCCTCAGTGGCACACCCGCAGTCACTATTGGCGGTAAAACTGCCACAGTGACAAATACAGGTGGGAATAACTACACCGCCACTTATACCCTGCAAACCGCAGATACCGAAGGAAATTTACCGATTAATATTACCTTTACGGATGCTGCGGGCAATGCGGGAACGGCAGTAACAGCTACTACCGACTCCAGTAGTGTCACCTTTGATAAGACTGTCCCCACCTTATCTTCAGTAGCCATTGCATCCAATAATGCCAACAATGCATTAGCCAAAGTTGGGGATGTGGCAACAGTTACTTTTACTGCTTCGGAAACCCTCGGTGGCACTCCCGCAGTCACTATTGGCGGTAAAACTGCCACAGTCACCAATAGCGGGAACAACTACACCGCCACTTATACTCTGACTAACGCCGACACCGAAGGGTTACAGGGGATTAATATTGACTTAACAGGTGTCATCGATGCAGCCGGCAATGCGGGAACGGCAGTAACAGCTACAACTAACAATAGTAGTGTCACCTTTGATAAGACTGCCCCAACAGTTGCGTTAAGTTCCACTTCTGCTACTACCGTAAATGGGTTATTTACGGTTACTGCCACATTCAGTGAAGCTGCTACTGGCTTTGATATCTCCGATATTACGGTAAGCAACGGAACTGCTGGTAATTTTAAAGCTGTTGATGCCAAAACTTACACCTTTGATGTCACTCCCACGGCTGATGGTAATGTCACCGTAGATGTTGCCGCAGCCAAAGCTACGGATATCGCTGGCAATAATAATATTGCCGCTACTCAGTTAACCCGAACAGCTACTACGTCCGCAACGGGTGGCACAACGGGTGGCACAACGGGTGATACAACGGGTGGCACAACGGGTGGCACAACGGGTGGCACAACGGGTGGCACAACGGGTGGCACAACGGGTGATACAACGGGTGGCACAACGGGTGGCACAACGGGTGGCACAACGGGTGGCACAACGGGTGGCACAACGGGTGGCACAACGGGTGGCACAACGGGTGGCACAACGGGTGGCACAACGGGTGATACAACGGGTGGCACAACGGGTGGCACAACGGGTGGCACAACGGGTGGCACAACGGGTAGCAGCGGTCTATTCCCTGTTTCTCCCCTTCCGCCTTTCATGGGTCTGAGCAGTATTTTGCCCTCAGAAATTAGCAATAATAATAGCCAAAATAATACTACTTTACCCGAACCACCACCAAGTCCTCCTGAACCCACTATTGATGTAGTCAATATTTCCTTTACTGCCGTAGGAACAGATAGTGCAGATAATATTGATGGCACACCTAATGATGATGTAATTAGTGGTCAGGGTGGTAATGATGTTATCCGTGGTTTGCCCGGACGAGATGCCCTATTTGGTAATGATGGGGATGATGAACTTTATGGCAACCAAGGGGCAGATTTATTGCTGGGTAATCAAGGTAAAGACATTATCTATGGTGGTCAAGGCAATGATTTAGCAATGGGTGGTCAAAATGATGACTTAATCTATGGCGATTTAGGTAGCGATACCTTGATTGGTGATTTAGGTGATGACAAATTATTTGGGGGCTCATCTAGCCCTGGTTCAGTCGCTAGTGATGCCGGTGATTTGCTATTCGGAAAAGATGGCAATGATTTCCTGCATGGCCATGCGGGAGATGACTCCATTTTCGGTGGCAATGGGGGTGATACTGCCCGTGGTGGTCAGGGTGATGACCTAATTCATGGTGATGCGGGCGCTGATATTTTATATGGGGATAAAGGCAATGATAGCCTGACCGGAAATGCCGATAATGATGTGGTTTATGGCGGCGAAGGGAATGATTTCCTCTGGGGAGGAGATGGTGAAGATTTCCTCTATGGAGATGAAGGCGATGATACCCTAATTGGTAATGCAGACAAAGATTATTTTGTCCTGCAATCCGGTTTTAGTTCTGATACAATTCTGGACTTTACTAATGGTATTGACCTAATTGGATTAGCCGGTAGTTTAACCTTTGACCAGTTAAGTATTACTGGCAGTAATGGGAATACTTTAATAGCCCGTGGCAATGAATTGTTAGCCACATTAACGGGTGTTGATGTTAGTTTGATTGATAGCGCTGATTTCACCTTAATGGTGTAG